The proteins below come from a single Danaus plexippus chromosome 20, MEX_DaPlex, whole genome shotgun sequence genomic window:
- the LOC116773805 gene encoding uncharacterized protein LOC116773805 gives MLRRYSGIKPSHLWYRTSLKDFHHYIKQRITAVENWEERDKKSFLQLLAIGLGSGLGLLYSMGIICPERIIDVIKPYECKTKEEVKPKEEKPKTPAPVAKPKKKCVRKKGIDPCQPEPEPEMKPCPKKEP, from the coding sequence atgctCCGAAGATATAGCGGTATAAAGCCATCCCATCTCTGGTACAGGACCTCCCTGAAGGACTTCCACCACTACATAAAACAACGAATAACAGCCGTAGAAAACTGGGAGGAGAGAGATAAGAAAAGTTTCTTGCAGTTACTCGCAATAGGACTCGGCTCGGGTCTTGGGTTATTGTATTCGATGGGTATAATATGCCCGGAGAGAATCATAGATGTCATCAAGCCGTatgaatgtaaaacaaaagaagAAGTGAAGCCAAAAGAGGAGAAGCCTAAGACACCAGCACCAGTAGCTAAACCTAAAAAGAAATGCGTCAGGAAAAAGGGCATAGACCCGTGTCAGCCGGAACCGGAACCAGAAATGAAGCCGTGTCCCAAAAAAGAACCTTAA